A window from Peromyscus eremicus chromosome 5, PerEre_H2_v1, whole genome shotgun sequence encodes these proteins:
- the Rnf44 gene encoding RING finger protein 44 isoform X1 — protein sequence MRPWTLAVTKWPPSAPVRHWQFSTRPSSSPGQLWGSLGHAGPLASPPAQDEHLPSQQLLPQSPHLSVEEHQASAPAGRSPRMLHPGTQQSPFMVDLHEQVHQGPVPLSYTVTTVTTQGFPLPTSQHIPGCSAQQLPACSVMFSGQHYPLCCLPPPQLIQACTVQQLPVPYHTYPHLISSDHYILHPPPPAPPPQPTHMAPLGQFVSLQTQHPRMPLQRLDNEMDLRGDQHPIGSFTYSTSATGPALSPSVPLHYLPHDPLHQELSFGVPYSHMMPRRLSTQRYRLQQPLPPPPPPPPPPPPPSYYPSFLPYFLSMLPMSPTTMGPTISLDLDVDDVEMENYEALLNLAERLGDAKPRGLTKADIEQLPSYRFNPDSHQSEQTLCVVCFSDFEVRQLLRVLPCNHEFHAKCVDKWLKANRTCPICRADASEVPREAE from the exons ATGAGACCATGGACTCTGGCAGTGACTAAGTGGCCACCCTCTGCCCCTGTGCGTCACTGGCAATTCTCTACAAGACCTAGCAGCAGTCCAGGACAGCTCTGGGGAAG CCTTGGCCACGCGGGGCCCCTGGCCAGCCCGCCTGCCCAGGATGAGCACTTACCCTCCCAGCAGCTGCTGCCACAGTCACCACACCTCTCTGTAGAGGAGCACCAGGCCTCAGCTCCTGCCGGCAGGAGCCCACGAATGCTGCACCCAGGCACCCAGCAGAGCCCGTTCATGGTTGATCTCCACGAACAG GTGCACCAGGGACCTGTCCCTCTGTCCTACACAGTCACCACAGTGACCACCCAAGGCTTCCCCTTGCCTACAAGCCAACACATCCCTGGCTGCAGTGCCCAGCAGCTCCCAGCATGCTCCGTGATGTTCAGTGGGCAGCACTACCCCCTCTGCTGCCTCCCACCTCCG CAGCTGATCCAGGCATGTACCGTGCAGCAGCTGCCTGTGCCCTACCACACCTACCCCCACCTCATCTCCAGTGACCACTACATTCTTCACCCCCCGCCACCAGCCCCACCACCCCAACCTACCCACATGGCACCTCTTGGTCAGTTTGTGTCCCTGCAGACCCAGCACCCACGTATG cccCTGCAGCGACTGGATAATGAGATGGACCTTCGAGGGGACCAGCACCCCATAGGTAGCTTCACTTACTCCACCTCTGCCACTGGCCCGGCCTTGTCACCCTCGGTGCCCCTTCACTACCTGCCCCATGACCCACTGCACCAGGAGCTGTCCTTCGGTGTG CCGTATTCCCACATGATGCCACGAAGACTGAGCACACAAAGATACCGTCTACAGCAGCcgctgccaccgccgccgccaccaccaccaccaccgccgccgccatcTTATTACCCAAGCTTCCTACCCTACTTCCT TTCAATGCTGCCAATGTCACCGACCACCATGGGCCCCACCATCAGCCTGGATCTGGATGTGGATGACGTGGAGATGGAGAACTATGAG GCCCTCCTGAACCTGGCTGAGCGGCTGGGAGATGCCAAGCCCCGAGGCCTCACCAAAGCAGACATAGAGCAGCTGCCGTCATACCGCTTCAACCCTGACAGCCATCAGTCGGAGCAGACCCT GTGTGTGGTCTGCTTCAGCGACTTTGAGGTGCGGCAGCTGCTCCGAGTCCTTCCCTGCAACCATGAGTTCCATGCCAAGTGTGTCGACAAGTGGTTGAAG GCTAACCGGACCTGTCCCATTTGCCGGGCCGATGCCTCCGAGGTGCCCAGGGAGGCTGAGTGA
- the Rnf44 gene encoding RING finger protein 44 isoform X2, with protein MRPWTLAVTKWPPSAPVRHWQFSTRPSSSPGQLWGSLGHAGPLASPPAQDEHLPSQQLLPQSPHLSVEEHQASAPAGRSPRMLHPGTQQSPFMVDLHEQVHQGPVPLSYTVTTVTTQGFPLPTSQHIPGCSAQQLPACSVMFSGQHYPLCCLPPPLIQACTVQQLPVPYHTYPHLISSDHYILHPPPPAPPPQPTHMAPLGQFVSLQTQHPRMPLQRLDNEMDLRGDQHPIGSFTYSTSATGPALSPSVPLHYLPHDPLHQELSFGVPYSHMMPRRLSTQRYRLQQPLPPPPPPPPPPPPPSYYPSFLPYFLSMLPMSPTTMGPTISLDLDVDDVEMENYEALLNLAERLGDAKPRGLTKADIEQLPSYRFNPDSHQSEQTLCVVCFSDFEVRQLLRVLPCNHEFHAKCVDKWLKANRTCPICRADASEVPREAE; from the exons ATGAGACCATGGACTCTGGCAGTGACTAAGTGGCCACCCTCTGCCCCTGTGCGTCACTGGCAATTCTCTACAAGACCTAGCAGCAGTCCAGGACAGCTCTGGGGAAG CCTTGGCCACGCGGGGCCCCTGGCCAGCCCGCCTGCCCAGGATGAGCACTTACCCTCCCAGCAGCTGCTGCCACAGTCACCACACCTCTCTGTAGAGGAGCACCAGGCCTCAGCTCCTGCCGGCAGGAGCCCACGAATGCTGCACCCAGGCACCCAGCAGAGCCCGTTCATGGTTGATCTCCACGAACAG GTGCACCAGGGACCTGTCCCTCTGTCCTACACAGTCACCACAGTGACCACCCAAGGCTTCCCCTTGCCTACAAGCCAACACATCCCTGGCTGCAGTGCCCAGCAGCTCCCAGCATGCTCCGTGATGTTCAGTGGGCAGCACTACCCCCTCTGCTGCCTCCCACCTCCG CTGATCCAGGCATGTACCGTGCAGCAGCTGCCTGTGCCCTACCACACCTACCCCCACCTCATCTCCAGTGACCACTACATTCTTCACCCCCCGCCACCAGCCCCACCACCCCAACCTACCCACATGGCACCTCTTGGTCAGTTTGTGTCCCTGCAGACCCAGCACCCACGTATG cccCTGCAGCGACTGGATAATGAGATGGACCTTCGAGGGGACCAGCACCCCATAGGTAGCTTCACTTACTCCACCTCTGCCACTGGCCCGGCCTTGTCACCCTCGGTGCCCCTTCACTACCTGCCCCATGACCCACTGCACCAGGAGCTGTCCTTCGGTGTG CCGTATTCCCACATGATGCCACGAAGACTGAGCACACAAAGATACCGTCTACAGCAGCcgctgccaccgccgccgccaccaccaccaccaccgccgccgccatcTTATTACCCAAGCTTCCTACCCTACTTCCT TTCAATGCTGCCAATGTCACCGACCACCATGGGCCCCACCATCAGCCTGGATCTGGATGTGGATGACGTGGAGATGGAGAACTATGAG GCCCTCCTGAACCTGGCTGAGCGGCTGGGAGATGCCAAGCCCCGAGGCCTCACCAAAGCAGACATAGAGCAGCTGCCGTCATACCGCTTCAACCCTGACAGCCATCAGTCGGAGCAGACCCT GTGTGTGGTCTGCTTCAGCGACTTTGAGGTGCGGCAGCTGCTCCGAGTCCTTCCCTGCAACCATGAGTTCCATGCCAAGTGTGTCGACAAGTGGTTGAAG GCTAACCGGACCTGTCCCATTTGCCGGGCCGATGCCTCCGAGGTGCCCAGGGAGGCTGAGTGA
- the Rnf44 gene encoding RING finger protein 44 isoform X3 codes for MLHPGTQQSPFMVDLHEQVHQGPVPLSYTVTTVTTQGFPLPTSQHIPGCSAQQLPACSVMFSGQHYPLCCLPPPQLIQACTVQQLPVPYHTYPHLISSDHYILHPPPPAPPPQPTHMAPLGQFVSLQTQHPRMPLQRLDNEMDLRGDQHPIGSFTYSTSATGPALSPSVPLHYLPHDPLHQELSFGVPYSHMMPRRLSTQRYRLQQPLPPPPPPPPPPPPPSYYPSFLPYFLSMLPMSPTTMGPTISLDLDVDDVEMENYEALLNLAERLGDAKPRGLTKADIEQLPSYRFNPDSHQSEQTLCVVCFSDFEVRQLLRVLPCNHEFHAKCVDKWLKANRTCPICRADASEVPREAE; via the exons ATGCTGCACCCAGGCACCCAGCAGAGCCCGTTCATGGTTGATCTCCACGAACAG GTGCACCAGGGACCTGTCCCTCTGTCCTACACAGTCACCACAGTGACCACCCAAGGCTTCCCCTTGCCTACAAGCCAACACATCCCTGGCTGCAGTGCCCAGCAGCTCCCAGCATGCTCCGTGATGTTCAGTGGGCAGCACTACCCCCTCTGCTGCCTCCCACCTCCG CAGCTGATCCAGGCATGTACCGTGCAGCAGCTGCCTGTGCCCTACCACACCTACCCCCACCTCATCTCCAGTGACCACTACATTCTTCACCCCCCGCCACCAGCCCCACCACCCCAACCTACCCACATGGCACCTCTTGGTCAGTTTGTGTCCCTGCAGACCCAGCACCCACGTATG cccCTGCAGCGACTGGATAATGAGATGGACCTTCGAGGGGACCAGCACCCCATAGGTAGCTTCACTTACTCCACCTCTGCCACTGGCCCGGCCTTGTCACCCTCGGTGCCCCTTCACTACCTGCCCCATGACCCACTGCACCAGGAGCTGTCCTTCGGTGTG CCGTATTCCCACATGATGCCACGAAGACTGAGCACACAAAGATACCGTCTACAGCAGCcgctgccaccgccgccgccaccaccaccaccaccgccgccgccatcTTATTACCCAAGCTTCCTACCCTACTTCCT TTCAATGCTGCCAATGTCACCGACCACCATGGGCCCCACCATCAGCCTGGATCTGGATGTGGATGACGTGGAGATGGAGAACTATGAG GCCCTCCTGAACCTGGCTGAGCGGCTGGGAGATGCCAAGCCCCGAGGCCTCACCAAAGCAGACATAGAGCAGCTGCCGTCATACCGCTTCAACCCTGACAGCCATCAGTCGGAGCAGACCCT GTGTGTGGTCTGCTTCAGCGACTTTGAGGTGCGGCAGCTGCTCCGAGTCCTTCCCTGCAACCATGAGTTCCATGCCAAGTGTGTCGACAAGTGGTTGAAG GCTAACCGGACCTGTCCCATTTGCCGGGCCGATGCCTCCGAGGTGCCCAGGGAGGCTGAGTGA